Proteins encoded within one genomic window of Kibdelosporangium phytohabitans:
- a CDS encoding VC0807 family protein encodes MARKRWLAGLVLDVGLSPICYYAAHLLGYDDVVCLLVGTAAVALRAAYLAAYRRRFDALLGFVLLMNVVSLGASALVGDARLILARDPMTTALIALVFLASCRMDRPAMFHLAKRMRSTGTAGWDERMTVEPGFRRPFVITTAVWGVALIAESAARGLLIYQLPIHVMAGLSQVIELAVIGPLVVWTVWFGRRTTAD; translated from the coding sequence ATGGCGCGGAAACGCTGGCTCGCCGGGCTTGTACTGGACGTCGGACTGTCACCGATCTGCTACTACGCCGCCCACCTGCTCGGCTACGACGACGTGGTCTGCCTGCTCGTCGGCACAGCGGCAGTGGCGCTGCGGGCCGCGTACTTGGCTGCGTACCGCCGCAGATTCGACGCGCTGCTCGGGTTTGTGCTGTTGATGAACGTCGTCAGCCTCGGGGCGTCGGCGTTGGTCGGCGATGCCCGGCTGATCCTGGCGCGTGACCCCATGACCACCGCGCTGATCGCGCTGGTGTTCCTGGCGAGCTGCCGAATGGATCGGCCCGCGATGTTCCACCTGGCCAAACGGATGCGGTCCACCGGCACCGCGGGCTGGGACGAGCGGATGACCGTGGAACCGGGTTTCCGGCGCCCGTTCGTGATCACCACCGCTGTCTGGGGCGTGGCCCTGATCGCTGAGTCCGCAGCACGCGGCCTGCTGATCTACCAGCTGCCGATCCACGTCATGGCCGGGCTCAGCCAGGTGATCGAGCTCGCTGTCATCGGCCCGCTGGTGGTGTGGACAGTGTGGTTCGGCCGGCGTACAACCGCCGACTGA
- a CDS encoding cytochrome P450, with amino-acid sequence MRMPISRTCPFTVPPEYARLRGEDPVTRVSLPSGDEAWLVSRYQDVRTVLSDPRFSIDATRPGYPRMRAGAEPPPRRRPFLDTDPPEHVTYRRMLNGEFTVRRIAALRPEISQVVDDLLDAMVAGGSSADLVAAFALPLPSLVICRMLGVPYADHEFFESRTRTALAGDVTAAQSSEAMGQLFEYLEKLFAQRQDQQTEDLIGKLADGPVAAGALDRRGAVGMILLLLVAGHETTANMISLGMLTLLREPQLCDELRRQPERMPAVVDELLRYHSVADSVAVRVAVADVELGGRLIKAGEGVVTLGLSANHDDDVFDQPHRFDPGRSTRHHLAFGYGPHQCIGQNLARAELEIAYHRLLTRLPNLHVTAPTDELPCKHQSQVFGVERLPVQW; translated from the coding sequence ATGAGGATGCCGATTTCGCGCACATGCCCGTTCACCGTCCCGCCGGAGTACGCGCGGTTGCGCGGCGAGGACCCGGTGACGCGGGTGAGTTTGCCGAGCGGGGACGAGGCCTGGCTGGTCAGCCGGTATCAGGACGTGCGCACCGTGCTGTCCGATCCGAGGTTCAGCATCGACGCCACCCGGCCGGGCTATCCGCGGATGCGCGCGGGCGCCGAGCCGCCACCGCGACGGCGACCGTTCCTGGACACCGATCCGCCCGAGCACGTGACGTACCGGCGGATGCTCAACGGTGAGTTCACCGTGCGCCGGATCGCCGCGCTGCGGCCGGAGATCTCGCAGGTGGTCGACGACCTGCTGGACGCCATGGTGGCCGGTGGTTCATCGGCCGATCTGGTTGCGGCGTTCGCGCTTCCGTTGCCGTCACTGGTGATCTGCCGGATGCTCGGCGTCCCGTACGCGGATCACGAGTTCTTCGAGTCACGTACCCGCACCGCGCTGGCCGGTGACGTCACCGCCGCGCAGTCGTCCGAGGCGATGGGGCAACTCTTCGAGTACCTGGAGAAGCTGTTCGCCCAACGGCAGGACCAGCAGACCGAGGACCTGATCGGCAAACTGGCCGACGGTCCCGTCGCCGCTGGCGCGCTGGATCGCCGAGGCGCGGTCGGCATGATCCTGCTGCTGCTGGTCGCCGGGCACGAGACCACCGCCAACATGATCTCCCTGGGAATGCTCACCTTGCTGCGTGAACCCCAGCTGTGCGACGAACTGCGACGGCAGCCGGAGCGGATGCCCGCGGTGGTCGACGAACTGCTCCGCTACCACTCGGTCGCGGACTCTGTGGCGGTCCGTGTCGCCGTGGCCGACGTCGAACTCGGCGGCCGGCTGATCAAGGCGGGGGAGGGCGTGGTCACGCTTGGTCTGTCGGCGAATCATGACGACGACGTCTTCGACCAGCCGCACCGGTTCGACCCGGGTCGCTCGACGCGGCATCATCTGGCGTTCGGATACGGGCCACACCAGTGCATCGGGCAGAACCTCGCTCGTGCCGAGCTGGAAATCGCCTACCACCGGCTGCTCACCCGGCTGCCGAACCTCCACGTGACGGCGCCCACGGACGAGTTGCCCTGCAAACACCAATCGCAGGTGTTCGGCGTGGAGAGGCTGCCGGTCCAATGGTGA
- a CDS encoding TIGR03618 family F420-dependent PPOX class oxidoreductase — translation MKNHPVAGNPLATAGVDGQAGDMGTIIEPALADRLRGERNVWLCTLRPDGSPHVTPVWFVHTGETFWISSGVRNVKVRNIINDPRVSLALEDGDEPAVAEGQARVHHGPLRTDVLAAIAAKYDGWDAAAEVHPFGARVLVEVPVTRWLLTSGPTTTLPKVDQPS, via the coding sequence GTGAAAAACCACCCCGTGGCGGGCAATCCGCTCGCCACGGCCGGTGTCGACGGGCAAGCTGGGGACATGGGGACGATCATCGAACCCGCGCTGGCCGACCGCCTTCGGGGTGAACGCAATGTCTGGCTGTGCACGCTGCGGCCGGACGGCTCGCCGCACGTCACGCCGGTGTGGTTCGTCCACACCGGCGAGACGTTCTGGATCAGCAGCGGCGTGCGCAACGTCAAGGTGCGCAACATCATCAACGACCCGCGGGTCAGTCTCGCCCTCGAAGACGGGGACGAACCCGCTGTCGCGGAAGGACAGGCCCGCGTCCACCACGGCCCGTTGCGGACGGACGTGCTGGCCGCGATAGCCGCCAAGTACGACGGGTGGGACGCCGCGGCGGAGGTCCACCCGTTCGGTGCACGGGTGCTGGTGGAAGTGCCGGTCACGAGGTGGTTGCTGACCAGCGGGCCCACCACGACGCTGCCGAAAGTCGACCAGCCGTCGTAG